CCGAACAATCCGCCAGCCTAAGTTCTCCAAGATGGTTTGGCGAATGCGATCGCGATCGCGAGCGGTATTCGATGAGTGGTAAGTTGCCCCATCACACTCGACAGCCAGGCAGAACTCTCCCGGCCGCTCGGGGTGCTTTAAGGCGAGGTCAATTCGGAATCCACCACAGCCAACTTGTGGGACCGGATCAAGTCCTCTTCGAATCAGGGCAGCAGCGACTTCCTCCTCAAACGGGCTGTCGGCTTCAGCAGCAAATTCATTGATTGCTAACCCGAGAGTGTCGACCCCTTTCTCGGCGTAGTTAAGGTAGGCCTTCAAGAGGTGGGCTCCTGTGCTTTTACTGCCCGAAAGGTCCATGTCTGCTGAGCGGACCGATGTAACAAACACCAGCTCTTCTCGTGCACGCGTGACGGCCACGTTCAGCCGACGTTCGCCATTTTGGAGGTTGATCGGTCCAAAGCTTTTGGTGAATTTTCCAGAATCATTGAACCCATACCCCATTGACAAAAAAATCACATCGCGTTCGTCGCCCTGAACGTTCTCCAGGTTCTTGATGAATAACCGTG
The genomic region above belongs to Thalassoglobus sp. JC818 and contains:
- a CDS encoding AAA domain-containing protein, with product MFYSGDYFGDVDARLFIKNLENVQGDERDVIFLSMGYGFNDSGKFTKSFGPINLQNGERRLNVAVTRAREELVFVTSVRSADMDLSGSKSTGAHLLKAYLNYAEKGVDTLGLAINEFAAEADSPFEEEVAAALIRRGLDPVPQVGCGGFRIDLALKHPERPGEFCLAVECDGATYHSSNTARDRDRIRQTILENLGWRIVRIWSTDWIRDPNRQINRIIAEYNASVALSPPQYQSHSEAFEEDEFEPQYVEPPTASKRPNFQFNSIDDVPDSVIQSTAEYVLTQAGAMAFDDLVKQTSRELGFRRLSVKIKSRLEARLDDDLKSGLLKRLGERVIIGEFNK